The Lathyrus oleraceus cultivar Zhongwan6 chromosome 5, CAAS_Psat_ZW6_1.0, whole genome shotgun sequence genome includes the window AATTTTCTAAGGCATAAAAAATAAGGGAATAATTATTGGTGATTCAGGTTATCCTCTATTTCCTTACCTTGTTGTTCCTTATCAAGAGAAAGACCTCTTGGAATCAGAACAGAAAGCAAAGTTTAATAGGCTGCATTTGGAAACAAGAATGGTGGCACAAAGAGCATTGGCAAGGCTGAAGGAAATGTGGAGAATCATTCATGGAAATATGTGGCAGCCGGACAAACATCGGTTGCCGTGGATTATTCTTGTTTGTTGCTTACTTCACAACATGAAATGAAGGAAGAATTACTATGTCTGTATCATCATAATCATGATTCAGGGTACAGTCAACTTATTTGTGATGGTGTTGATGAGAATACTTGAATGGAAGGCTGCATCATAACATACTTACCAAAATGCATCCTGTGTTTTGGTCCTTTTGAACATTAAGCATGACACCATGAGAAATAGTCATATTGACACCAACCGCAATAGAAGACATAGGATAGTTCAATAAATCTCTGTACAAAGACAAAGCAAAATGAACACTGGTCTCGGTTTTAAGACTGAAGTTCGATAGGGTTGAAACTTCAATCCTTCACAAGTAACAAGGTTCTTGAAGATGcaacacaaaaataaaatggtATTATTCCTAGAACCAGTGTGACACAAAACAACCTAAGCTACGTGGTAACAACACATGTTCACCAATATGTCCTGTTATCTCCATTGTTTTACCTGCAAAGTTGGATGAAATCATGTAAAAAGTGATCATATCAGCGCTTTTCAAGGTGTCAGATTACATGAAAACGGATATAACTTGGTTCAAACTTACCTCAACTATTAGGTCTAGTATCCATTAGTAACCTCTTCATTGATAGATATTGAAAATTCTTCGGACCATTTTGTCTTTTCAGATGCTGGTACAATAGAACCATTAAGGAAAGGGTTCCAGATGCCAGGACCGGACAAAACCCATCTTACTTTTATTGGTGGTCTTGTTATGTCATCTTCCCCCGTTTTGATTTTCTTCCAATAATGAGTTCTTTTGAAATCCTTGAAAAGAAATTCAATTAGTTATCTTGAATGTAAGGTCAGTTCTTGTACTAAAGACTACAGTTTTGAAACTTACTGTGGATTGATACTTGATACCACCACATTATTAAAAGTTGAAAGACAAAACTATAACTAACCATGTAAAACGTTTCTACACAAACCTACAATTAGATCTTGTCACTTACATAACAAAGTGACATCATTATTGAAAACTGATTGGATGACTGtgtaaaaaaaaaatttacacaGTCAAGTATTATATAGTCTAGTAAACTAAACTCCGTTATTAATTGTTTGATTTAGAGTAAATTGTTGGTTTAGACACCTTGGGTGTATCTCTACATGCATTTTCTCCGATTGAATCTTCCTCAAAATCTCTCACAGGACGAAACTTTTGTTTAGTCCTAGACTTGATGCATGCCTGCAGTAAATATAGCACAGATCAAGTCATCAAACGAACTTCAAGTCACAATAAGCAAATGGGAGTAGTAAATGTTGCAGCTTTGAACAAGAGCAGTAAATGTTCACTTAAAATTGCCAAAGGAAATTACGCAGAATTAAAATGAAAACGGTCCAAAAGATAACAAACCAAGATCATAAAAATGCAGAGACATTAAAATTCAGAGATTAAGATGTGAGAGACTCACTTATAAAGCCTAGCCAATAAGAAATCTACCTTATGGCATAAATTGGAATccaatttttcatttttaatcgAACACTGAATCAAATTAACAGAACCACAGACAGCAACTTTTATTGCCTTTTTATTATTTACCTTTTCAGTGACTCTTTCATTATTTCCTATTAAGAATGAATGTAATTTCCATCATATACATTAAAGCAAAAACAGTACTAGAACTTCATCATGAAGCAAAACAATCTAAATTTGGCTTATTGTCGGGAAACAGCTGAATGACTAACGATTAAGAAAAACGTTTATGCTTCCTACAATCCTATAAACCAAATTTATCCAAAAAAACATTTGCAAAATGATCTGTTTGAGTATCCAGACGTATTTCATTATCTTTTCAAACATCTGGACAGATGCCCCATGTTCCTCCTGTCACTAACTAAAGAGACATACTAGAAACTGATGTAAGCATGAAATTAGAACTTACAGTGTTTTTGTTTTCTAATATCATTCTTTCAGTAGGAAGATAGTCTCTTGTTTCTTCATTTAGATATCTCTTAACAGATATCAAAGAACGGAACTTCTGTCCAGTGTGTGGCTCTATGTAATACTgaaaaaaataaacaaattaaatcAATACAGGAAAGGAAGAATTCCAAATGTGGTATTATAAGCAATGCTATTAAAACTTTCTTTCCTAGCTTTTGTGTATATTATAAGCAATGCTGTTTAGCTATATATGCTCAATTTGAATTGGTTCAAGTTCACATTGATTTATCTTATTTATGTGGTTTTCTCGATTTTTCAAATGAAGCACTCATCCTTTAATTGAAATGCATAAATTCATCTCGTCAACTGTGAAGGACGGACACCGGAAACACAACACCAACACTGACATGTGGACACCGgtaaataatttgaaaaaataaataaattcaacGCAATCACAAGTGTCTGTGTCGGTTTCAACATACACACTTTTTCAGAGGTGTCGGTGCTAAGTGCACAAGTAGGTAGTCAACGGTAATAGTGTTGAGAATGAAAACACTTACGGGAAGCATTTGAAACTTCACCATGAATCCATTTTTCTCTAATAATTTGTAATATTTACAAACCCTAAGTGTTGAATTCAAAATGAATTAATAGAAAGAGTCTGAAAACACAATCAAACTCTGCAATCCCTACACCATTGTCACACTGTACATACCTAACAAACACAAATCATATATACGTGCATAAAATGCAATGAAAAGATGCATGCATGCATGAAAAAAGAAATTAAGGGGAAGAGAAAAGATGGTTACCTTGTCAATGTGGTTGGGGTTAGAGATACGGCGCCTTTGCTGAACCAACCAATCATCGGGAAGCTTCATTGTTTTATATCAAGAATGAATGTAATTTCGATCATATACAATAAAGCAAAATCAGTACTATAACTTCATCATGCAGCAAAACAATCTATATTTGGCTTATTGTCAGGAAATAGCTGAATGATTAAGAAAAACTTTTACGCTTCCTACAATCTTATAAACCAAATTTATCCAAAAAATTACAAAATGATTGGTTTGAGTATCTAGACGTATTTCATCATCTTTTCAAAGAGACATACTAGAAACTGATGTAAACATGAAATTAGAACTTACAGTATTTTTGTTTTCTGATATCATTCTTCCAGTAGGAAGATAGTCTCTTGTATCTCCGTTTAGATATCTCCGAACAGATATCAAAGAACGGAACTTGTGTCCAGTATGTGGCTCTATGTAATACTGAAGGAAGAAAAAGatttacaaaaataaaaacaaattaaatcAATGCACGAAGCAAAGAATTTCCAAATGGTTACAGAAATTACTAGTGGAGTTTCAAAAGTTGAGACGAGAACAACACAATAATGTGCGGAAAAATAATAACAGAGTATCCAAGCCTAAGTGTGCTAACTATAGATATAAAGCATAGCAAGCTATTAAAACTTCCTTTCCTAACTTTTGTGTATATTATAAGCAATGCTGTTTAGCTATACAGGCTCAATCTGAATTGATTCTAGTTCACATTGATTTATCTTATTCATGTAATTTCCTCGAATTTTCAAATGAAGCACTAACCCTTTGATGGAAATGCATAAATTCATCTCGTCAACAATAAAGGACAGACACCAAAAACATAAGACCGACCCTGACataaaataatttgaaaaaatagATAAATTCAATGAAATCACAAGTGTCTGTGTCGGTTTCAAATAGGGACAGTGTCAGACACTTTTTCAGATGTGTCGGTGCTGCAGAGTGCATAGGAAGGTGATAGGTAGAGGTATAGGTAGTGAACTTAATAGTGTTGAGAATGAAAAAACTTATTGGAAGCATTTGAAAGTTGAACATGAATCAGTTTTTCTCTAATAATTTGTATATTTACAAACCCTAAGTGTTGAATTCAAAATGAATTATTAGAAAGGGTTTGAAAACACAATCAAATCCTGCAATCCCTGCGCAATTAGCACACTGTGGATACAAAAGAAACAGAAACTATATAAATGTGCATAAAATGCAGCGAAAAGATGCATGCATGCATGAGAAATGGAATGAAGGTTACCTTGTCAACGTGGTCGGGGTTAGAGATACGGCGTCTTCGTTGAACGAGCCATTCATCGGGAAGTTTGAACCGTGACGGGGTCATGATCGTCAATTCTCTTCCCGTTGAAGTGGTTGGATTGTGATTGAGATGTTGATTTTCATCGTCAATGGATGAGTTCGGTGCTATCGTCAATGACATGCTGTTACTTGAGACTCACTCACATACTCACAGACTCACACTCAAAAAGTAAAGCAAAAATGCCTTATTTATtgtatatttttatttattttattttattttttaatagTTAAAATTCCATCTTTAAATTTATGTGGCTGAAAAATAAGTTTTACATTCATTGCAAAGTTATGGCAATTGTTGTTAAAATCATAAAGTAGATATTAAATGGCTCTCAAGTTATGGCAATTGTTGTTGAAATCATAAAGTAGATTAGAAAAAATTGGCATTAATCTTGCATTGAAGTAGTAAACTTTCATTCTTTCTCTCTTCAAATCAATGAGTTTTAAATATGTTAAGCATTTGCATTGAAAATATTTAGTGAATGTCTTAAAATTATTTGATTTGTTTTctttaattaatattttttatgttaaGAGTTTTTATTGATTTACTTCATTTAAGTTTTGTTATAATCAATTAATTGTTtgtaatattttttttattaatttgtGGTACCAGATCACTAAATTTAGTGCATCATTTTACTTCATCAAAGTAGGAAAATTAAAATTAACTACTTTAGAGTAAAGGttagatttttttaaaaaaaataatccATTTTTTCAAAGAAATTTCTAAAATATCCctgattttaaaaaaaaatctaaactaCCCCATTTTTAGAAGGAGGAGTCAATTGAATTGGAAAttcctcttaaaaattgaatggaggcgccaattgggttgactagggtaggtgccctagccaatccaattggcgcccctgtgtaggatttaagaggaggcgccaattcaattggagactccttctaaaatgcaatttttgtgttataaatagatgcgttgtgtgagtaattgttccacatctcatataatcatttggcaatcatgtttggtaTTCGTCGCCGATACAGAAAtgtgatttatgcgagagacaaacctcagatgctgatgttgttatgaaacatcactacgttcgatcaactgaagagggagctggttcgttggttagatgggaaaatattagaaggggaaaaattagaagtattgagagacttgacagtatctttggttgggtgcgaatgaagactgataaggatgttagggaaatgatgttcggtcgagacgacatcaatttgattgttgtaatcagttagaaatatttctgttttcagatagcttattttgtgctgatgtttgttgtgaacccgttgtaacaaaaacttaatgatatataatgattgaaggttacagaaatacaatgtcacaaaaagcttaagacctagatgatgctcctcgattgggacagttgttcttgttgtgtcctggttgacgacaaatactacataatcttatcattttatctgtggaatccatctctgttctgatacgtgtgctgtttggccttccttttttttctacgcatctcgtcattgtgccaaacaatatcaccttcatatggaggccagtaatcctccattggtagtactgagaagctttgattatatacattcatgatggtgttggccttgtacacatcggataaatggttgtaagcgtcttgatgagtataagcgcatgctgcaatgacatgggagcaaggtatgcggaaggcctggaattttccacaatcgcaccaacttctgtttagtctaacaacGTAGGCTAAATgtggtctcccctcgttgtggtccattgtttcctggacgctgaaattttgcctatgacggtcaaaaACGGTTAtagcgtgtgtgctagctttgatgctctcctctttcatgaccttcatgcaacactcgctgaatacttgcccagacattaacaccgcactccatctttcacctctggt containing:
- the LOC127087140 gene encoding methyl-CpG-binding domain-containing protein 7; the encoded protein is MSLTIAPNSSIDDENQHLNHNPTTSTGRELTIMTPSRFKLPDEWLVQRRRRISNPDHVDKYYIEPHTGHKFRSLISVRRYLNGDTRDYLPTGRMISENKNTLPDDWLVQQRRRISNPNHIDKYYIEPHTGQKFRSLISVKRYLNEETRDYLPTERMILENKNTACIKSRTKQKFRPVRDFEEDSIGENACRDTPKDFKRTHYWKKIKTGEDDITRPPIKVRWVLSGPGIWNPFLNGSIVPASEKTKWSEEFSISINEEVTNGY